AACGGAAAGTATTCGAGGCTATAACTTTTACTGAGCCAGCGATTTGTCCGACTGATGACTCCAGGTATTCTCCACATCTGCAAGTGAAACATCGTAAACCGATTGGAAATCTTCAGCAAAATGATCGCTTCGCCCTTCGGTAAACAACTTGCGGAACTTTTCCATCCCAAAACGACGAATGATATAGCCTGCAAATGAACCCGAAACCGGATAGGAGATATTGGTATCGAACTTTTCAAAATCACTGGCCAGACTTTCTATATCGGGCAAGTTACCATGAGCACTCAACGCCGCTACAATCATTTGTGAACTGCCATAGTCTGCTTCGCTATCGTAGGTTGCATGCTCCATATAAACAGCAATTCCCTCACTCAGGATACGTAAATCGGTCGGTCCCCAGCCATTAAAGGTGATGATATGTGCGACTTCGTGAGCCGAGATTCCCCGCTTACCAATGGTATAGCCATCCAGACCATAAATTACTTCTATTGTGTTGAGGATAGGAAAAGCCTGGCCGGTTTTGTCC
This Prolixibacter sp. NT017 DNA region includes the following protein-coding sequences:
- a CDS encoding peptidase MA family metallohydrolase encodes the protein MRSKYLLIAVVLILQACSLIPDTGEMESHGTWLQAKSEHYVYYYRPNSAAATDIDKIEAEQERVFIQLNKLLGTNYNQKIHAYIFNDLADAGFTDKTGQAFPILNTIEVIYGLDGYTIGKRGISAHEVAHIITFNGWGPTDLRILSEGIAVYMEHATYDSEADYGSSQMIVAALSAHGNLPDIESLASDFEKFDTNISYPVSGSFAGYIIRRFGMEKFRKLFTEGRSDHFAEDFQSVYDVSLADVENTWSHQSDKSLAQ